A single window of Methylomarinum sp. Ch1-1 DNA harbors:
- a CDS encoding DUF1269 domain-containing protein: protein MRRIYFLAPNIEITHKIVDELRVQGIEDRHLHILAKRDTPLKDLPEATEFQKTDFIPAVERGAALGATTGLLAGLVGLRFAGYAIAGGPILGILVYGATIGAMMSGLAGLQVGNSKVKKYEEAIEQGELLVMVDIAKERIEEISKIITKHHPKAEFEGIEPLLPPGY, encoded by the coding sequence ATGAGAAGAATCTATTTTTTGGCGCCGAATATCGAAATCACCCATAAAATTGTCGATGAATTACGTGTGCAAGGTATCGAAGACCGACATTTGCATATATTGGCCAAACGGGATACACCATTAAAAGATTTGCCTGAAGCGACCGAATTCCAAAAAACCGACTTTATTCCCGCCGTGGAACGGGGAGCTGCGCTAGGTGCGACCACCGGTTTATTGGCCGGGCTGGTAGGCTTGCGTTTTGCCGGTTATGCGATCGCCGGCGGCCCTATTCTAGGCATACTCGTGTATGGGGCGACGATAGGCGCGATGATGAGTGGATTGGCCGGATTACAAGTAGGCAATTCAAAAGTTAAAAAGTATGAAGAGGCGATCGAACAAGGTGAATTGTTAGTCATGGTGGATATTGCCAAAGAACGTATCGAGGAAATCAGTAAAATAATCACCAAGCATCACCCCAAGGCAGAATTCGAGGGCATAGAGCCGCTGCTGCCGCCGGGTTATTAA